TACACCTCACCAGCGAACAGAGGCAGCGATAATGAATCACCAGCCCCTGGCAGCCAGTGTCGACGAGAGCGAACTGCCCTACTACCAGCGCCTCGCCCACACCTGGTGGGACGACGGCGGTCCGTTCTGGCCCTTGCACCGCCTGAACCGCCTGCGCACCGCCTTCATCCGCGAGCGCCTGTGCGCCGGCTTCGGGAGGGATCCCGACAAGCCGCGCCCCCTGGCGGGCCTCACCGCCCTGGACGTGGGCTGCGGCGGCGGCATTCTCAGCGAGTCCCTCCACGACATGGGCCTCTCGGTCCACGGCGTGGACGTGGTGGAGAAGAATATCCAGGTGGCACGGTTGCACGCCGCCGCAGGGGGGCGCGACATCGCTTATACCACCATCACCGCCGAGGATCTGGCGGCCCGCGGGGTGCCTTACGACGTGGTCCTGAACATGGAGGTGGTGGAGCATGTCGCCGATCTGGAGAGCTTCATGATGGCCTGCAA
The Gammaproteobacteria bacterium DNA segment above includes these coding regions:
- the ubiG gene encoding bifunctional 2-polyprenyl-6-hydroxyphenol methylase/3-demethylubiquinol 3-O-methyltransferase UbiG, which gives rise to MNHQPLAASVDESELPYYQRLAHTWWDDGGPFWPLHRLNRLRTAFIRERLCAGFGRDPDKPRPLAGLTALDVGCGGGILSESLHDMGLSVHGVDVVEKNIQVARLHAAAGGRDIAYTTITAEDLAARGVPYDVVLNMEVVEHVADLESFMMACNALVAPGGMTFVATINRTWAAFTSAIVGAEYILGWLPRGTHRYAKLRRPAEVIRLLEAGGLGVDATVGVRVNPLTRHFALSDYLGINYMVAASRPRP